A single window of Nitrospinota bacterium DNA harbors:
- a CDS encoding DASS family sodium-coupled anion symporter, giving the protein MPTFTGLTPVGQRMLAVTFLMAIWWIGEGTSLAVTALLPLFLFPLLGIMPSKQVAPNYANHLIFLFLGGFMIALAMEKWNFHKRLALWIILVIGTRTQRLILGFMTATAALSMWISNTASTMMMFPVAMAVVRQIAVDASLNGVKNDETQRQIEQGVGLVLMLGLAYSASIGGAGTLIGTAPNIVFVGFYKKMFPEYPEITFFKWMVMAIPVVIVFVPLVWLYLCRFVSPLSLKNISAGSHEIIQQELDDLGPINRAEKTVAVVFCLTAFLWIFRQPISFGMFVVPGWSGLFSHSEYLHDSTVAMTMGVLLMILPIDGLKGRELDGKREFFALDWKTVQEKIPWGILLLFGGGFALASGFGATGLDKWIGNKLTGVAGWPLWLVVLSICIAITFLTELTSNTATTTMILPILGMSAVAVNIHPLFFMVPATLAASFAFMLPVATPPNAIVFGSGWVTIPQMSRTGFALNFAGAGIVTGAVLILVESLFL; this is encoded by the coding sequence ATGCCGACTTTTACTGGATTAACACCTGTGGGGCAACGCATGTTGGCGGTGACCTTTCTTATGGCCATCTGGTGGATTGGAGAAGGTACCTCACTGGCTGTCACGGCTTTATTGCCTCTTTTTTTATTCCCATTACTGGGTATCATGCCAAGCAAGCAAGTGGCTCCGAATTATGCTAACCATCTGATTTTTCTTTTCCTTGGTGGGTTCATGATCGCTCTGGCCATGGAAAAGTGGAATTTTCACAAGCGCCTGGCTTTATGGATCATTCTTGTGATTGGAACTCGAACTCAACGTTTGATTCTGGGTTTTATGACGGCTACTGCCGCGTTATCGATGTGGATATCAAATACAGCTTCGACCATGATGATGTTCCCGGTTGCTATGGCTGTTGTTCGTCAAATTGCTGTTGATGCGTCTTTAAACGGTGTGAAAAATGATGAAACGCAAAGACAAATTGAACAAGGGGTGGGTCTTGTCCTCATGTTGGGACTGGCCTATTCCGCCAGTATTGGTGGAGCGGGAACCCTGATTGGCACGGCACCAAATATCGTGTTTGTGGGTTTTTATAAAAAAATGTTCCCGGAGTACCCGGAAATAACTTTTTTCAAATGGATGGTGATGGCCATTCCGGTGGTTATCGTTTTTGTTCCACTAGTTTGGTTGTACTTATGCCGTTTTGTTTCTCCTTTATCGTTGAAAAATATTTCTGCAGGCAGCCATGAAATCATCCAACAGGAATTAGACGATTTAGGCCCCATCAATCGTGCTGAAAAAACTGTGGCGGTGGTGTTCTGCCTGACAGCTTTTTTATGGATTTTTCGCCAGCCAATTTCTTTCGGTATGTTTGTGGTGCCCGGATGGTCAGGCCTTTTTTCTCACTCAGAATATTTGCACGATTCTACAGTAGCCATGACGATGGGTGTGTTGCTTATGATTTTGCCTATTGATGGTCTAAAGGGACGTGAGTTAGATGGCAAGAGGGAGTTCTTTGCACTGGACTGGAAAACGGTACAGGAAAAAATTCCCTGGGGTATTTTACTTTTATTTGGGGGAGGATTTGCCCTGGCCAGCGGCTTTGGCGCAACAGGACTGGATAAATGGATAGGAAATAAGCTTACAGGTGTAGCCGGATGGCCATTGTGGTTAGTAGTTCTCAGTATTTGTATTGCCATTACATTTTTAACGGAGTTGACCTCAAATACTGCAACCACAACGATGATTCTCCCGATATTAGGCATGTCGGCAGTGGCTGTAAACATCCATCCTCTATTTTTTATGGTTCCGGCAACGTTGGCAGCATCCTTCGCATTCATGTTGCCAGTTGCGACGCCTCCTAATGCAATTGTGTTTGGAAGTGGCTGGGTAACCATCCCGCAGATGTCACGAACTGGATTTGCGCTCAACTTTGCTGGAGCGGGGATCGTGACTGGTGCTGTCTTGATCCTTGTGGAATCCCTGTTCCTTTAG